In one Oryza glaberrima chromosome 2, OglaRS2, whole genome shotgun sequence genomic region, the following are encoded:
- the LOC127761483 gene encoding L-type lectin-domain containing receptor kinase S.7 yields the protein MPPRCRRLPLLFILLLAVRPLSAAAASSIAAAPASSYRRISWASNLTLLGSASLLPGAAGVALTTPSRDGVGAGRALFSEPVRLLLPQDAAASASASRAATPASFSTRFTFRITPSPTYGDGLAFLLTSSRTFLGASNGFLGLFPSSSASDEGELRDVSTVAVEIDTHLDVALHDPDGNHVALDAGSIFSVASAQPGVDLKAGVPITAWVEYRAPRRRLNVWLSYSPSRRPEKPALSADVDLSGLLRTYMYAGFSASNGNGAALHVVERWTFRTFGFPNSSYAPPPTKYIGPMPPNNQPLPPPPSPSPSPPPPSPPPPPHPNHRRRHLFYKVLGGVLGGMVLLGLVVVGSAVLLGRSVRRKNQEHAVASEDMGEATLSMEVAWAATKGFDSGNVIGVGGSGATVYEGVLPSGSRVAVKRFQAIGSCTKAFDSELKAMLNCPHHPNLVPLAGWCRSKDELVLVYEFMPNGNLDSALHTLGGATLPWEARFRAIYGVASALAYLHDECENRIIHRDVKSSNVMLDAEFNARLGDFGLARTVSHGGLPLTTQPAGTLGYLAPEYVHTGVATERSDVYSFGVLALEVATGRRPAERGISVVNWVWTLWGRRRLVDAADRRLQGRFVADEMRRVLLVGLCCVHPDCRKRPGMRRVVSMLDGTAPLILVPDKMPPVLLQPVPNASSMNSADTANTAFFSCR from the coding sequence ATGCCTCCACGCTGTAggcgcctccccctcctcttcatcctcctccttgCCGTCCGCCcactctccgccgccgccgcgtcgagcaTCGCTGcggcccccgcctcctcctacCGCCGCATCTCGTGGGCGAGCAACCTCACGCTCCTCGGCTCAGCCTCGCTCCTCCCGGGCGCGGCCGGCGTCGCGCTCACCACCCCTTcccgcgacggcgtcggcgccggccgcgcTCTCTTCTCGGAGCCCGTGCGCCTCCTCCTGCCCCAGgacgcggccgcctccgcctccgcctcgcgtGCCGCTACCCCGGCCTCCTTCTCCACCCGCTTCACCTTCCGCATCACGCCCTCCCCCACCTACGGCGACGGCCTCGCGttcctcctcacctcctcccgCACTTTCCTCGGCGCTTCCAACGGGTTCCTTGGCCTGTTCCCCTCCTCATCCGCCTCCGACGAGGGGGAGCTCCGCGACgtctccaccgtcgccgtcgagaTCGACACCCACCTCGACGTGGCGCTGCATGACCCGGACGGCAACCACGTCGCGCTCGACGCGGGCTCCATCTTCTCCGTCGCGTCCGCGCAACCAGGCGTCGACCTCAAGGCCGGCGTGCCCATCACCGCCTGGGTTGAGtaccgcgcgccgcgccgccgcctcaacgTATGGCTGTCCTACTCGCCGTCCCGCCGCCCCGAGAAGCCCGCCCTCTCGGCCGATGTCGACCTCTCCGGCCTCCTGCGCACCTACATGTACGCGGGGTTTTCGGCCTCCAATGGCAACGGCGCTGCGCTTCACGTCGTCGAGCGCTGGACCTTCCGCACCTTCGGCTTCCCCAACTCTTCATACGCCCCGCCGCCGACCAAGTACATAGGCCCAATGCCACCCAATAACcagcctctccctccccctccctctccctctccctctccccctcccccttcccctccccctccccctcaccctaaccaccgccgccgccatctgtTCTACAAGGTGCTTGGCGGAGTCCTCGGTGGTATGGTATTGCTGGGCCTTGTCGTCGTTGGTTCTGCTGTCTTGCTTGGCCGGTCAGTGCGCCGCAAAAATCAAGAACATGCAGTGGCAAGCGAGGATATGGGGGAAGCGACACTCTCTATGGAAGTGGCATGGGCAGCAACAAAGGGCTTTGACAGTGGCAATGTGATCGGCGTTGGTGGCTCTGGTGCTACTGTGTATGAGGGGGTGCTCCCCTCTGGGTCGAGGGTTGCTGTCAAACGGTTTCAGGCTATTGGATCGTGCACCAAGGCATTTGACAGTGAGCTCAAGGCCATGCTTAATTGCCCTCATCACCCAAATCTCGTGCCGCTTGCTGGGTGGTGCAGAAGTAAGGATGAGCTTGTGCTTGTTTATGAGTTCATGCCCAACGGGAATCTAGACTCTGCATTGCACACACTGGGTGGGGCAACACTTCCCTGGGAGGCACGGTTCAGGGCTATATATGGTGTTGCATCAGCGCTAGCATATCTGCATGATGAGTGTGAGAACCGGATTATACATCGTGATGTCAAGTCATCAAATGTTATGCTTGATGCAGAGTTCAATGCTCGGCTGGGTGATTTTGGCCTTGCTCGCACTGTGAGCCATGGTGGGTTGCCACTTACAACACAGCCAGCAGGCACACTGGGGTACCTTGCACCAGAATATGTTCATACAGGGGTGGCTACAGAGCGGTCTGATGTGTACAGCTTTGGGGTGCTTGCTCTGGAAGTGGCCACTGGACGAAGGCCTGCTGAGAGGGGAATCTCTGTTGTTAATTGGGTGTGGACTCTATGGGGTCGTCGAAGGCTGGTTGATGCAGCAGACCGGCGGCTCCAGGGACGATTTGTTGCAGATGAGATGCGACGGGTGCTGCTTGTGGGTCTGTGTTGTGTACATCCAGACTGCCGGAAGCGGCCTGGTATGCGAAGGGTAGTCAGTATGCTTGATGGTACTGCACCGTTGATATTGGTACCAGATAAGATGCCACCAGTTCTTCTACAGCCAGTACCAAATGCTTCATCAATGAACTCTGCAGATACTGCCAATACTGCATTCTTCAGTTGTCGCTGA
- the LOC127761813 gene encoding microtubule-binding protein TANGLED1 codes for MVARSPDARQSRQTAAAAAAAAALNPALVRETLKKVDRCMARLQELQYTVAGGAKVVSGVSLSPRSTRGYLRTSLRCKQETVRMRATPARKTSPNGKFGGSDGGATQWRRMSLPAMLLGETVLEIVQASKFASDIVAVVDAGANKNREAPKTPNPVTRTRKVNAEATPLRARRAREKQSQRSTARAEASTPPSRGRVRSRIQFKPASPLGRPSVSANRVSPRNRPWAKKTVMFPNPAFLASTSSAAYDSPSPSKKQKRFYKTRSPIIARQTPHKFLVKSPPSSLGSKLKSHGKLLPSRPFTVSPPGKLQVAAAAASVSKTRRCTFPPSRLVSRLVSSPGKAQAAASNNNNNKGRRCSFSPSRLATRLVSPIKARLSLNRSRDGGVHGGGGGMVCGLKQRPGVSMTVRTVSSRIPS; via the exons ATGGTCGCGAGGAGCCCCGACGCCAGGCAGTCCAGGCagacggccgccgcggccgctgccgccgcggctctCAACCCCGCCCTCGTCAGGGAGACCCTCAAGAAG GTGGACAGGTGCATGGCGCGCCTGCAGGAGCTGCAGTACACGGTAGCCGGCGGCGCCAAGGTGGTCTCCGGCGTCAGCCTCAGCCCGCGGAGCACGCGCGGGTACCTCCGCACCAGCCTCCGCTGCAAGCAGGAGACCGTCAG GATGAGGGCCACACCGGCGCGTAAGACATCCCCCAACGGCAAGTTCGGCGGCAGTGACGGCGGCGCCACCCAGTGGCGGCGGATGTCGCTGCCGGCGATGCTGCTTGGCGAGACCGTGCTGGAGATCGTCCAGGCCAGCAAGTTCGCGAGCGACATTGTCGCCGTCGTGGACGCCGGCGCCAACAAGAACAGAGAGGCCCCCAAGACCCCGAACCCCGTAACTAGGACAAGGAAAGTGAACGCCGAGGCGACTCCGCTGCGCGCCCGCCGCGCCAGGGAGAAGCAGAGCCAGCGGAGCACCGCGCGCGCCGAGGcaagcacgccgccgtcgcgcggccGCGTGCGGTCCCGCATCCAGTTCAAGCCCGCCTCGCCGCTCGGGCGGCCGTCGGTGTCCGCAAACCGGGTTTCCCCCAGGAACAGGCCATGGGCCAAGAAGACAGTGATGTTCCCCAACCCGGCGTTCCTCGCTTcaacctcctccgccgcgtacgactcgccgtcgccgtccaagAAGCAAAAGCGATTCTACAAGACTCGTTCCCCGATCATCGCCAGGCAGACTCCGCACAAATTCCTGGTCaagtcgccgccgagctcgcttGGGTCCAAGCTCAAAAGCCATGGCAAGCTTCTCCCTTCAAGGCCATTCACCGTGTCGCCACCTGGCAAACTgcaagtggcggcggcggcggcatcggtgtCCAAGACCCGGCGCTGCACGTTCCCGCCGTCACGTTTGGTATCACGGCTCGTGTCATCGCCAGGCAAAGCGCAGGCTGCGGCgtcaaacaacaacaacaacaagggCCGGCGATGCTCGTTCTCCCCGTCACGGTTGGCGACAAGGCTCGTGTCGCCGATCAAGGCGAGGTTGTCTCTGAACAGGAGCCGGGACGgtggcgtccatggcggcggcggcggcatggtgtGCGGGCTGAAGCAGCGACCGGGAGTCAGCATGACGGTGCGGACGGTGTCAAGCAGGATACCATCATGA
- the LOC127762520 gene encoding GDSL esterase/lipase At2g04570-like — protein sequence MGTNDFIENYFAGTTRRYLQFGVGEYTDFLVGLARGLLVELYGLGARKVAFTGLAAAGCLPLVRARRMMFCAEEYNAAARAFNGALRGMIAELADGLPGAQLRFADVYDFFADILGDPARYGFVKAEVGCCGTGTYEMGYTCSAWDARTCRDADRYVFWDAVHPTERANRIIAEYLFNTTFSHFL from the exons ATGGGCACCAACGACTTCATCGAGAACTACTTCGCGGGGACGACGCGGCGGTACCTGCAGTTCGGGGTGGGCGAGTACACCGACTTCCTGGTGGGCCTCGCCCGTGGCCTCCTCGTGGAGCTCTACGGCCTCGGCGCGCGCAAGGTCGCCTTCAcggggctcgccgccgcgggctgcCTCCCGCTGGTCCGCGCCCGCCGCATGATGTTCTGCGCCGAGGAGTACAACGCCGCGGCCAGGGCCTTCAACGGCGCGCTCCGCGGCATgatcgccgagctcgccgacggcctGCCCGGCGCGCAGCTCCGCTTCGCCGACGTCTACGACTTCTTCGCCGACATCCTCGGCGACCCGGCACGATACG GTTTCGTGAAGGCGGAGGTGGGATGCTGCGGGACGGGGACGTACGAGATGGGGTACACGTGCAGCGCGTGGGACGCGAGGACGTGCAGGGACGCGGACAGGTACGTGTTCTGGGACGCCGTGCACCCCACCGAGCGGGCCAACCGGATCATCGCCGAATACCTCTTCAACACCACCTTCTCCCACTTCCTCTGA